The following are from one region of the Anaeropeptidivorans aminofermentans genome:
- a CDS encoding N-acetylmuramoyl-L-alanine amidase family protein yields MLVFIDPGHGGSDPGAVSNGLMEKDINLQVALRLRDILENNGIATVMSRDDDTYVGINQRVRMANQSGADYFISIHANAGGGEGTETLYYTRESVPFAEIIQNNFVNQMGTIDRGIIFRDNLGVIKRTYMPSVLLELGFIDSPVDADMLQNRQEDMAWAIANGFFELLGMSPMSRAKNSRRPRETSRDRVHKESPPSKASSKNSVLPFLLFMTICGKK; encoded by the coding sequence ATGTTAGTATTTATTGATCCCGGCCATGGTGGGTCCGACCCGGGGGCCGTTTCAAACGGGCTTATGGAAAAAGACATAAATCTTCAGGTTGCCCTTAGGCTAAGAGATATACTGGAAAACAACGGAATCGCCACTGTCATGTCCAGAGATGACGACACTTATGTGGGAATCAACCAAAGGGTGCGGATGGCAAATCAGTCCGGCGCAGATTATTTCATCTCCATACATGCAAACGCCGGCGGCGGCGAAGGTACAGAAACTCTTTACTATACGAGAGAAAGCGTTCCCTTTGCAGAAATTATTCAAAATAATTTCGTAAACCAAATGGGCACAATCGATAGGGGAATCATATTCAGAGATAATCTGGGCGTTATAAAAAGAACGTATATGCCCTCAGTTTTACTGGAGCTTGGATTTATAGACTCTCCTGTAGATGCCGATATGCTTCAAAACCGGCAGGAAGATATGGCCTGGGCAATCGCCAATGGCTTTTTTGAGCTTCTTGGCATGAGTCCCATGTCAAGAGCAAAAAACTCTAGAAGGCCACGGGAAACATCAAGAGACCGCGTCCATAAAGAAAGCCCCCCCTCTAAGGCTTCCAGTAAAAATTCTGTACTTCCTTTTCTGCTCTTTATGACGATTTGCGGCAAGAAATAA
- a CDS encoding ABC transporter substrate-binding protein → MKKILAACTAAFMAAGILSSCSSQASQINSKSQAEAPSSSIAVKETEQESPNPEKPSDNSNDKTYKIGIVQLVEHDALDASYRGFVDGLAEAGYYEGKNIVIDYQNAQGEQANCNTIATKLVNDKSDLILAIATPAAQAVANATKDIPILVTAVTDPAISKLVASNEAPGGNVTGTSDRTPNAEQIQLLTELIPTAETIGLLYCSSEGNSKIQIDIAREEAEKLGLKTIEYTISDLNELQQVMESMVGKVDAIYTPTDNKIASGMATVSMIATENKIPVIAGEGGMVENGALASYGLDYYELGKLTANQAVKILKDGASPADMPIEYLGDFDFYSNDDIANQLGITIPEDLKK, encoded by the coding sequence ATGAAAAAAATACTTGCAGCCTGCACGGCGGCTTTCATGGCCGCCGGAATATTATCCAGCTGTTCTTCACAAGCTTCTCAGATAAATTCTAAAAGTCAGGCTGAGGCTCCCAGTTCTTCAATTGCTGTAAAAGAAACAGAACAAGAATCTCCAAACCCTGAAAAACCTTCAGATAATTCAAATGATAAAACATATAAAATAGGAATTGTTCAATTAGTTGAGCATGATGCTTTAGATGCTTCCTATAGAGGCTTTGTAGACGGCCTTGCAGAAGCCGGATATTATGAAGGTAAAAACATTGTAATAGACTATCAGAATGCTCAAGGCGAACAAGCCAATTGTAACACCATAGCCACAAAGCTTGTAAATGATAAAAGTGATCTTATTCTTGCCATAGCAACCCCCGCAGCTCAAGCCGTTGCAAATGCCACAAAGGATATACCCATTCTTGTTACGGCAGTTACAGACCCTGCGATTTCAAAGCTTGTCGCAAGTAACGAAGCCCCGGGAGGAAATGTAACAGGAACCTCTGACCGCACCCCAAATGCCGAACAGATACAGCTTTTAACAGAGCTTATTCCCACTGCGGAAACCATCGGCCTTCTTTACTGCTCCAGCGAAGGCAATTCAAAAATACAAATTGATATTGCAAGAGAAGAAGCTGAAAAATTAGGCCTTAAAACAATAGAATACACAATTTCTGACCTTAATGAGTTACAGCAGGTTATGGAATCCATGGTAGGAAAGGTGGATGCCATATATACGCCTACCGATAATAAAATTGCATCAGGTATGGCAACTGTTTCCATGATTGCAACTGAAAACAAAATACCCGTTATCGCCGGCGAAGGCGGAATGGTTGAAAACGGCGCTCTTGCTTCTTACGGCCTTGATTATTACGAGCTGGGTAAGCTTACGGCAAATCAGGCAGTAAAAATACTAAAAGACGGCGCTTCACCTGCGGATATGCCTATAGAATATCTTGGAGATTTCGATTTCTACAGCAATGATGATATTGCAAATCAGCTTGGCATCACGATTCCCGAAGACCTTAAAAAATAA
- a CDS encoding SDR family NAD(P)-dependent oxidoreductase, with the protein MKLKGKVAIVTGSTSGMGRATALLFAREGAKVVVTGRNEERAKEVVDEIKAEGHEATYVIVDMVDLDSVKKIVDVAVDTYGTVDILFNNAGLLSVTPLTQLTMKEWHDVMNVNLTAPLYLTQLVAPIMKEKGHGIIINTSSVAGAHAHHGMAAYVTSKHALSGLTKSMAWELGPEIRVNAILPGAIMTAMVDSVGGEAAVKHLVDGAPLKKAGQPEEIASVALFLSTEESSFITGQLLRVDGGIDI; encoded by the coding sequence ATGAAACTAAAAGGTAAAGTCGCAATTGTTACAGGCTCCACCTCTGGCATGGGCCGTGCTACGGCGCTTCTTTTTGCAAGAGAAGGCGCAAAGGTCGTTGTAACCGGAAGAAATGAAGAAAGAGCAAAAGAAGTTGTAGACGAAATAAAAGCAGAGGGCCATGAAGCAACATATGTGATTGTTGATATGGTTGATTTAGACAGCGTAAAGAAAATTGTCGATGTGGCAGTTGATACTTATGGAACAGTTGACATTCTTTTTAATAATGCCGGATTATTAAGCGTTACGCCCCTTACCCAATTAACCATGAAGGAATGGCACGATGTAATGAATGTGAATCTTACGGCGCCTTTATATCTTACCCAGCTTGTAGCCCCTATTATGAAAGAAAAAGGCCATGGTATTATCATAAACACAAGCTCTGTAGCCGGAGCCCATGCCCACCATGGCATGGCTGCATATGTTACGTCTAAACACGCCCTTTCAGGTCTTACGAAATCAATGGCATGGGAATTAGGCCCCGAAATCCGTGTAAATGCCATCCTCCCCGGCGCAATAATGACGGCAATGGTCGATAGCGTAGGCGGAGAAGCTGCCGTTAAGCATCTTGTAGACGGCGCCCCCCTTAAAAAAGCAGGGCAGCCTGAGGAAATTGCGTCCGTTGCCTTATTCCTTTCAACAGAGGAATCCTCTTTCATCACCGGTCAGCTCCTAAGAGTAGACGGGGGAATCGATATTTAA
- a CDS encoding ABC transporter ATP-binding protein, whose protein sequence is MVKLTNVCKTFNSGTVNEKNALNNLNLHINPGDFITVIGGNGAGKSTMLNVIAGVHINEAGRITLDNEDITYQPEYLRARLIGRVFQDPMLGTAANMGIEENLAMAYRRGKRRGLGWGILKSERVLYADYLKSLDLGLETRMKSKVGLLSGGQRQALTLLMATLQKPKLLLLDEHTAALDPKTARKVLELTQHIVEKDNLTTLMITHNMKDAIRIGNRLIMMYEGKIIYDVSGEEKKNLSTADLLAKFETVSGEEFANDRMILGS, encoded by the coding sequence ATGGTAAAGCTTACAAATGTTTGCAAAACCTTTAATTCCGGAACCGTAAACGAGAAAAATGCCCTAAATAACCTTAATTTACATATAAACCCCGGAGACTTCATAACAGTCATCGGCGGAAACGGCGCAGGAAAATCCACAATGCTTAATGTAATCGCAGGTGTCCATATTAACGAAGCCGGCCGTATCACTCTTGATAATGAGGATATTACCTATCAGCCTGAATACCTAAGGGCAAGACTTATCGGCAGAGTATTTCAGGACCCTATGCTTGGAACAGCCGCAAACATGGGCATAGAGGAAAACCTTGCCATGGCTTACCGCAGAGGAAAGAGACGAGGCTTAGGCTGGGGCATATTAAAATCCGAAAGAGTATTATATGCGGATTATTTAAAGAGCCTTGACTTAGGCCTTGAAACCCGTATGAAATCAAAGGTCGGCCTTCTTTCCGGCGGTCAAAGGCAAGCCCTTACCTTGCTTATGGCCACTTTGCAAAAGCCTAAACTGCTCCTTCTTGACGAGCATACCGCAGCCCTTGACCCAAAGACTGCACGAAAGGTTTTAGAGCTTACACAGCATATTGTTGAAAAAGATAATCTTACGACTTTGATGATTACCCATAATATGAAAGATGCCATACGCATAGGGAACCGTCTGATTATGATGTACGAAGGAAAAATAATATACGATGTTTCCGGAGAAGAGAAGAAAAACCTAAGCACCGCCGATCTTCTGGCAAAATTCGAAACTGTAAGCGGAGAAGAATTTGCAAACGACAGAATGATTCTTGGGTCATAG
- the gap gene encoding type I glyceraldehyde-3-phosphate dehydrogenase, with protein MIKVGINGFGRIGRLVFRASLDRKDLQVVAINDPFIDLEYMVYMLKYDSVHGRFKGEVSIKGDKLVVNGNEISVFASMKPEEIPWGSAGADYVVESTGVFTTTEKASAHFKGGAKKVVISAPSADAPMFVMGVNHDKYTSDLKVVSNASCTTNCLAPLAKVINDNFGIVEGLMTTVHATTATQKTVDGPSNKDWRGGRAASANIIPSSTGAAKAVGKVIPELNGKLTGMAFRVPTVDVSVVDLTCRLEKSATYDEIKACVKKAAEGDLKGIMDYTEDAVVSSDFIGEACTSVFDANAGIALNDNFVKLVAWYDNEWGYSNKVIDLITHMAKVDAN; from the coding sequence ATGATTAAAGTTGGAATTAATGGTTTTGGACGTATAGGCCGCTTGGTTTTCAGAGCATCTCTGGACAGAAAGGACCTTCAGGTTGTAGCTATAAACGATCCGTTCATTGATCTTGAATACATGGTTTATATGCTTAAATATGATTCAGTTCATGGCCGTTTTAAAGGCGAAGTTTCCATAAAGGGCGATAAGCTTGTAGTTAACGGAAACGAAATATCCGTATTTGCTTCTATGAAGCCAGAAGAAATCCCCTGGGGCAGCGCAGGTGCAGACTATGTAGTTGAAAGCACAGGCGTATTCACAACAACAGAAAAAGCAAGCGCTCACTTTAAAGGCGGCGCAAAGAAGGTTGTTATTTCAGCGCCTTCCGCAGATGCACCAATGTTTGTTATGGGCGTAAACCATGATAAATATACTTCAGATTTAAAGGTTGTATCAAATGCTTCTTGTACTACAAACTGCCTTGCTCCTTTAGCAAAGGTTATTAACGACAATTTCGGTATCGTAGAAGGCCTTATGACTACAGTTCACGCAACTACAGCTACACAGAAAACAGTTGACGGCCCTTCAAATAAAGACTGGAGAGGCGGAAGGGCAGCTTCTGCCAACATCATTCCCTCCTCAACAGGTGCAGCTAAAGCCGTAGGTAAAGTTATCCCTGAGCTTAACGGAAAGCTTACAGGAATGGCTTTCAGAGTTCCTACAGTTGACGTTTCCGTTGTTGACTTAACATGCCGCCTTGAAAAAAGCGCAACTTATGACGAAATCAAAGCTTGCGTTAAGAAAGCAGCAGAAGGCGACTTAAAAGGTATTATGGACTACACAGAAGACGCAGTTGTTTCTTCAGATTTTATAGGGGAAGCCTGCACAAGCGTATTCGACGCAAACGCAGGTATTGCCCTTAATGATAACTTTGTTAAATTAGTTGCATGGTATGATAACGAGTGGGGCTATTCAAATAAGGTAATAGACCTGATTACACACATGGCAAAGGTAGACGCTAATTAA
- a CDS encoding iron-containing alcohol dehydrogenase family protein: MYRFFMPTEMLVGEISENSGRLKAIGKKALIVTGKSSKKNGALLDMENALKKEGIPYVIFDAIEENPSIENVFAAAELGRHENIDFLIGIGGGSPMDASKAISVLVKNPELKGEALIDGKSYPYYPVIAVATTAGTGSEVTPYSIVTVHAKNTKMGISQQIFPVISFLNPKYMENMPLQVTLSTGVDAFTHLMEGYFSSKANFLSDKIAEGGFRGFKDCMEELKEGTISLETREKLLITSSIAGILISQTGTSLPHGMGYSLTYHKNVPHGFANNVFIEGYMKLCQRTMAKKVSDLLEILGFENIEEMAGYFNSLMDIDIKITKAEIEGYAEEFFENKAKLRNHPAEVSIEDIKNLYFESLKNYIAQ, translated from the coding sequence ATGTATAGATTTTTTATGCCTACGGAGATGCTTGTGGGGGAGATTTCCGAAAACAGCGGAAGACTTAAAGCAATCGGCAAAAAGGCTTTAATCGTTACTGGAAAATCATCTAAGAAGAACGGCGCCCTTTTGGACATGGAAAATGCCCTCAAAAAAGAAGGTATCCCTTACGTAATATTTGATGCTATAGAAGAGAATCCTTCTATAGAAAATGTTTTTGCGGCAGCAGAGCTTGGAAGACATGAAAATATTGATTTTTTAATCGGTATCGGCGGCGGCTCTCCTATGGATGCTTCAAAAGCCATAAGTGTTCTCGTTAAAAATCCCGAATTAAAAGGCGAAGCCCTTATAGACGGAAAGAGCTATCCTTATTACCCTGTTATTGCGGTTGCTACTACGGCAGGGACAGGCTCTGAGGTAACTCCTTATTCAATTGTTACGGTCCATGCTAAAAATACAAAAATGGGCATAAGCCAGCAGATTTTCCCCGTAATATCCTTTTTAAATCCGAAATATATGGAAAATATGCCTTTACAGGTTACTTTAAGTACAGGAGTAGACGCTTTCACCCATCTTATGGAAGGGTATTTTTCATCAAAGGCTAATTTCCTAAGCGATAAAATAGCAGAAGGGGGCTTTAGAGGTTTTAAAGACTGTATGGAAGAGCTTAAAGAAGGCACTATAAGCCTTGAAACAAGAGAAAAGCTTTTAATCACCTCTTCCATAGCAGGTATCTTAATAAGCCAGACAGGAACAAGCCTTCCTCACGGAATGGGCTATAGTCTTACTTACCATAAAAATGTACCCCACGGTTTCGCGAACAATGTGTTTATAGAAGGTTATATGAAGCTTTGCCAAAGGACGATGGCTAAAAAAGTATCGGACCTTCTTGAAATCCTTGGCTTTGAAAACATTGAAGAAATGGCAGGTTATTTTAATTCTCTGATGGATATCGACATAAAAATTACCAAAGCAGAAATTGAAGGCTATGCGGAAGAATTTTTTGAAAACAAAGCAAAACTTAGAAACCACCCTGCAGAGGTAAGCATTGAAGACATTAAAAATCTTTATTTTGAAAGCCTTAAAAATTATATTGCTCAATAG
- the nox gene encoding H2O-forming NADH oxidase, protein MSKIVLIGANHAGTAAANTILDNYKDNEVVIFDRNSNISYLGCGTALWIGRQIDGYKGLFYSSKEALENKNAKVHMETEIDKIDYKNKKVYGHSKDGAAVEESYDKLILATGSLPINPKIEGMDLENVCFVKLFQDGSKINEKLDDESIKKVAVIGAGYIGVEIAEAIKRRGKHSMLFEACGTCLSSYYDSDFSHDMDGVLEKNGVELYYGEKVSKILGEGRVSSIVTDKGEYNVDLVIMAIGFKPNNLLGNNEIELGTGNAFKVNLKQETSMKDVYAVGDCATIYSNALQSEAYIALATNAVRSGIVAAHNACGTDLSSIGVQGSNGISIFGYNMVSTGLNLAACEKAGIKVSHTDYEDLQRPAFMKENESVKLRIIYESDSRRIVGAQAASYENISMLIHMFSLAIEEKVTIDKLKLLDIFFLPHFNQPYNYITMAALSAK, encoded by the coding sequence ATGAGTAAGATCGTTTTAATAGGGGCGAACCATGCGGGAACGGCAGCCGCAAACACCATATTGGATAATTATAAGGATAATGAAGTCGTGATATTTGATAGGAATTCCAATATATCTTATTTAGGCTGCGGAACGGCCCTTTGGATAGGCCGCCAGATAGACGGGTATAAGGGCTTATTTTACAGTTCAAAAGAAGCCCTTGAAAATAAAAATGCAAAAGTGCATATGGAAACGGAAATAGATAAAATTGACTATAAGAATAAAAAGGTTTACGGTCATAGCAAAGACGGTGCGGCAGTAGAAGAAAGCTATGATAAACTTATCCTTGCCACAGGCTCTCTTCCCATAAACCCTAAAATAGAGGGCATGGACCTTGAGAATGTATGCTTTGTAAAGCTTTTTCAAGACGGAAGCAAAATAAATGAAAAGCTTGACGATGAATCCATAAAAAAGGTTGCCGTAATCGGGGCAGGGTATATAGGGGTTGAAATCGCGGAGGCTATTAAAAGAAGAGGAAAGCATTCCATGCTTTTTGAAGCCTGCGGAACGTGCCTTTCAAGCTATTATGACAGTGATTTTAGCCATGATATGGACGGTGTATTAGAGAAAAACGGCGTAGAGCTTTATTACGGTGAAAAGGTTTCAAAGATTCTGGGCGAAGGCAGAGTAAGCTCCATCGTAACAGATAAAGGGGAATATAATGTAGATTTAGTAATTATGGCAATAGGCTTTAAACCCAATAATTTACTGGGTAATAACGAAATAGAGCTTGGAACAGGCAATGCCTTTAAAGTGAATTTGAAGCAGGAAACGAGCATGAAAGACGTTTATGCTGTGGGAGACTGCGCCACAATATACAGTAACGCCCTTCAGTCGGAAGCCTATATTGCCCTTGCTACCAATGCCGTAAGAAGCGGGATTGTTGCTGCCCATAATGCCTGCGGAACAGACCTTTCCTCCATAGGTGTTCAAGGCTCCAACGGAATTTCCATTTTTGGGTATAATATGGTTTCCACAGGATTAAATCTTGCAGCTTGTGAAAAAGCAGGAATAAAAGTATCGCATACAGATTATGAAGATCTTCAAAGGCCGGCCTTTATGAAGGAAAATGAAAGCGTTAAACTTCGTATTATATATGAAAGTGACTCCAGAAGGATAGTAGGGGCCCAGGCTGCATCTTATGAAAATATCTCTATGCTTATTCATATGTTTTCCCTTGCCATAGAGGAAAAGGTGACCATAGATAAGCTTAAGCTTCTGGATATATTCTTCCTTCCCCATTTTAATCAGCCCTATAATTATATAACAATGGCGGCCCTTTCAGCCAAGTAA
- a CDS encoding ABC transporter permease — MSLLLAIFVAILSAIPQGVLWGIMTIGVYLTYKVLDYADLTVDGSFALGGAVSAILIVKGMDPLLSLLFSAVAGMMAGVVTGFLHTKLKIPAILSGILSMIALYSVNVRVMGKANTPLLGEDTIFAIMASFMPLSKNMITFIIGCIFAVIIIIIMYWFFGTEIGSAIRATGNNENMVRALGGNTDAMKIIGLFLSNGLVALSGGLVAQSQGYADVGMGTGTIVIGLASVIIGEVIFGINRSFGFKLVSVVFGSVIYRVIIAFVLQIGLTTTDLKLLTAVVVAGALSIPVIKQKFAFKFQKQGGVK, encoded by the coding sequence ATGAGTTTACTGCTTGCCATATTTGTAGCCATATTAAGCGCAATACCTCAGGGCGTCCTATGGGGTATCATGACCATAGGCGTTTATCTTACATATAAAGTTCTTGACTATGCCGACCTTACGGTAGACGGCAGCTTTGCCTTGGGAGGCGCTGTAAGCGCAATCCTAATAGTAAAGGGAATGGACCCTTTGCTTTCTTTGCTTTTTTCTGCTGTTGCAGGTATGATGGCAGGCGTCGTAACAGGCTTTCTCCATACAAAATTAAAAATTCCAGCCATTCTTTCAGGAATACTTTCCATGATAGCCCTTTATTCTGTAAATGTTCGGGTCATGGGAAAGGCCAATACCCCCCTTTTAGGGGAAGATACCATATTTGCAATCATGGCTTCTTTTATGCCCCTTTCAAAGAATATGATTACTTTTATCATAGGCTGCATTTTTGCAGTAATTATTATAATAATCATGTATTGGTTTTTCGGCACAGAAATAGGCTCTGCCATCCGGGCCACAGGAAATAACGAAAACATGGTACGGGCCCTTGGCGGAAATACTGACGCCATGAAAATAATAGGCCTTTTTTTAAGTAACGGCCTTGTCGCCCTTTCAGGCGGCCTTGTCGCCCAGAGCCAAGGCTATGCCGACGTAGGCATGGGAACAGGTACCATCGTCATAGGCCTTGCTTCTGTTATTATAGGAGAGGTTATTTTCGGAATTAACCGCTCCTTTGGATTTAAGCTTGTATCCGTTGTTTTTGGTTCTGTTATATACAGGGTAATTATTGCATTTGTCCTTCAAATAGGTTTAACGACAACAGATTTAAAGCTTCTTACAGCGGTGGTTGTTGCAGGAGCCTTATCCATACCTGTCATTAAGCAAAAATTTGCTTTTAAATTTCAAAAACAAGGGGGTGTTAAATAA